The following coding sequences are from one Triticum dicoccoides isolate Atlit2015 ecotype Zavitan unplaced genomic scaffold, WEW_v2.0 scaffold19546, whole genome shotgun sequence window:
- the LOC119344962 gene encoding mitogen-activated protein kinase kinase kinase 17-like, translating to MAMSVSKQWTRVRTIGRGASGAEVFLAADDASGELFAVKSASAACAAALRREQRVMAGLSSPRVVSCIGGRGAPDGSYQLFLEFAPGGSLADQMAAGLDELAVRGYAADVAAGLAYLHSAGMVHGDVKARNVVIGADGRAKLADFGCSRKVGADVPIIGGTPAFMAPEVARGEEQGPAADVWALGCMVVEMATGRAPWSGMDGEALAALHRIGYTEAVPEVPQWLSAEAKDFLGRCLVRQASDRCTAVQLLEHPFLASAVVEAKPQAVESKWVSPKSTLDAAFWESESDTEEAEHDSTAERRIRALACPASELPDWDSDEGWIDVLSAQTEAAEAVPVSTDETTDLDDDAITSEEEPSGVESRVLAITLDVEYSGVLNAVEACDDSFRRHQSLECLASHELSCTELLLCNRKTNAIDLVVAQALCFRTAALCFTHCDTFE from the coding sequence ATGGCGATGTCCGTGAGCAAGCAATGGACGCGGGTGCGCACGATCGGCCGCGGTGCGTCGGGGGCCGAGGTCTTCCTGGCCGCGGACGACGCCTCGGGGGAGCTCTTCGCGGTCAAGTCGGCGAGCGCGGCTTGTGCGGCGGCGCTGAGGAGGGAGCAGCGGGTGATGGCCGGCCTGAGCTCCCCGCGcgttgtctcctgcatcggcggCCGCGGCGCCCCCGACGGCTCCTACCAGCTCTTCCTCGAGTTCGCCCCCGGCGGCTCGCTGGCCGACCAGATGGCGGCAGGCCTCGACGAGCTCGCCGTCCGCGGCTACGCGGCCGACGTGGCGGCCGGGCTCGCGTACCTTCACAGCGCCGGCATGGTGCACGGGGACGTCAAGGCGCGCAACGTCGTGATCGGCGCCGACGGCCGCGCCAAGCTCGCGGATTTCGGGTGCTCGAGGAAGGTGGGCGCGGACGTGCCGATCATCGGTGGCACGCCGGCGTTCATGGCGCCGGAGGTGGCGCGCGGCGAGGAGCAAGGCCCCGCGGCCGACGTCTGGGCGCTCGGCTGCATGGTTGTCGAGATGGCCACTGGACGCGCGCCGTGGAGCGGCATGGACGGCGAAGCGCTGGCCGCGCTGCACCGGATCGGGTACACGGAGGCCGTGCCCGAGGTGCCCCAATGGCTGTCCGCGGAAGCGAAGGACTTCCTGGGCAGATGCTTGGTGAGGCAGGCCAGCGACCGCTGCACGGCGGTGCAGCTGCTGGAGCACCCGTTCTTGGCCTCCGCCGTCGTCGAGGCGAAGCCGCAAGCCGTGGAGAGCAAATGGGTGTCGCCCAAGAGCACGCTGGACGCCGCATTCTGGGAGTCGGAGTCAGACACCGAGGAGGCGGAGCACGACAGCACGGCCGAGAGGAGGATCAGAGCATTGGCCTGCCCTGCCTCAGAGCTCCCGGACTGGGACTCCGACGAGGGCTGGATCGATGTGCTCTCCGCGCAgacagaagcagccgaggcagtgcCCGTGTCGACGGATGAGACGACCGACCTGGACGACGACGCGATCACAAGTGAAGAGGAACCAAGCGGCGTAGAGTCCCGCGTTCTCGCCATTACCTTGGACGTGGAGTACAGCGGCGTCCTTAATGCGGTAGAAGCCTGTGACGATTCATTTAGGCGTCACCAGTCGCTCGAGTGTTTAGCTTCCCACGAATTATCATGTACTGAATTGTTGCTTTGCAACAGAAAGACTAATGCAATTGATCTCGTTGTTGCACAAGCACTCTGTTTTCGTACTGCTGCTCTCTGTTTCACCCATTGCGACACGTTCGAGTAG